The following coding sequences lie in one Vicia villosa cultivar HV-30 ecotype Madison, WI unplaced genomic scaffold, Vvil1.0 ctg.002029F_1_1, whole genome shotgun sequence genomic window:
- the LOC131637572 gene encoding uncharacterized protein LOC131637572 has protein sequence MDFLVKRGCEAAEAKEWDTFRAILALSIYGIVMFSDIPNFVDMNAIHIFILQNPVPTLLGDVYHSIHHKNGQKGGKGGLVRFCVPLLYRWFRSHLPERGAFVDNRHTSKWAERIMGLRAKDIVWYNSALDDREVIMSCGKFKNVPLMGLRGGINYNPVLARRTFGYAFISPPEQAEIAENIFYHVATNIGQMAEAVQAWKSICWRDKKHFGQRDCATYEDYTKWVESVVAVRGMPFPPKDPLYPPAEKKIKEHYEAQLAELTKRLQIQTENANSEKTRRKKADKLLLDRQNTIEKCYEEIRKLKGQIREKDQDNVQVQEEARYWEVKNRNMETMHFRKDLLIQEIIKRPTRAETKKLFEEMKTWSDKHIGDSPLRHLDMGDPA, from the exons atggACTTTCTGGTTAAAAGGGGTTGTGAGGCTGCTGAAGCAAAGGAATGGGACACATTTAGGGCTATCTTGGCTCTAAGTATATATGGCATCGTGATGTTCTCAGACATTCCTAATTttgttgacatgaatgcaattcatatattcatcttgCAGAATCCGGTTCCCACACTcttgggggatgtttatcactcCATTCATCACAAGAATGGTCAGAAGGGAGGTAAGGGAGGTCTGGTTAGATTCTGTGTTCCGTTGTTATATCGATGGTTTAGGTCACATCTGCCTGAACGTGGGGCATTCGTTGATAATAGGCACACATCTAAATGGGCTGAAAGGATTATGGGGCTGAGGGCTAAAGATATTGTCTGGTACAATAGCGCTTTGGATGACAGAGAAGTTATTATGAGTTGCGGAAAGTTCAAAAACGTACCTCTCATGGGTCTTAGGGGTGGAATCAACTATAACCCCGTCTTGGCCAGAAGAACATTCGGATATGCTTTTATTAGTCCACCTGAGCAAGCAGAGATAGCTGAGAACATTTTCTATCATGTGGCCACGAACATTGGACAAATGGCAGAAGCCGTGCAAGCCTGGAAGAGTATTTGCTGGAGAGATAAGAAACATTTTGGTCAGCGAGATTGTGCTACTTATGAGGACTATACTAAATGGGTCGAATCTGTGGTTGCTGTTCGAGGGATGCCTTTCCCTCCCAAGGATCCTTTGTACCCCCCTGCTG AGAAGAAGATAAAGGAACATTATGAGGCTCAGTTGGCAGAATTGACTAAAAGACTTCAGATTCAGACTGAAAATGCCAATTCGGAGAAGACTCGTCGAAAGAAAGCAGACAAGCTCTTGTTGGATCGTCAGAATACCATAGAGAAGTGTTATGAAGAGATCAGAAAGCTGAAAGGCCAGATAAGAGAAAAAGACCAAGATAATGTCCAAGTTCAAGAGGAAGCTAGGTATTGGGAGGTGAAGAACCGCAACATGGAAACAATGCATTTCAGAAAAGACCTGCTGATTCAAGAGATCATCAAGAGGCCCACCCGTGCTGAGACCAAGAagctctttgaagaaatgaagacttgGAGTGATAAGCACATTGGAGATAGCCCTCTTCGCcatttggacatgggagatcctgcTTGA